ATATTACGACTTTGTTCTCCGGTTCCGGCGATGGTTTCTACACGCTGTAACGGTAAGTTGATGCGGCGAATCGCGTGATTTTCGGTATCGGCTAGGTAGAGTAACTGGTTTTCATCATCCAATACCATGCCTTGGGGGGCAAAAAATTGCGCTTGGGTAAAGTCTCCATCGGTTAACCCAGGTTTTCCCGTACCTATGACGTGGAGAATTTCTCCATCGAGGGTACTCCAAATAATGCGGTGATGTCCTGAATCAGCGATGAATAATCCAGTGGCAGTCGCCAATACTTTACCAGGAAATGCTATGGGTGTAGTTAAGGGTTGTCGTTGTTTTTCTAAAATTAGACTGAGTTCTTGAGATGCGATCGCACCTTTATCTCGATACTCTTGAATTAGTTTGGCAATTAATTCATCTAAAACTTCCCGATTTCCTTCCCCCGCAGCAGAGCTAATGACGTACCCTTCTGGGTCAATTATCATTAGCGTAGGCCACGCACGCACTGCATATTGTTGCCACACCTGAAAGCCAGTGTCAACTAAAACTGGATGCTCGATGTCATACCGCAGGATGGCTTGACGAATATTCTCGACTTCTTTTTCGTTATCGAATTTAGCCGAGTGAACGCCAATAACCGTGAGGCTGTCCTTATACTTCTGTTCTAAATATTTCAAATCTGGCAGAACGTGCAAGCAGTTGATACAGCAATAAGTCCAAAAATCGAGAATGACAATTCTACCTCTGAGTTGTTGAAGCGATAGCGGCTTGTCGGTATTTAGCCAAGGCTGATTTTGAGGTAGTTCCGGCGCTCTCACCCGTACAGTCTTCATGTAAAGTCTTACTCGACAATAACGGCGTTTAACGATTCTAGCGGAATGCTGAAGACGTAGTAGATGACTCCCACGCCTAACAGTAGCACGGCAATGCTAGTGACGATGACCCACCGATCGCCTGGTTCGTAAGTATCTGCATCAATGTCACGCCGAATCACAAAATAGTGTGCGGTTGAAAGCAGTACCATCGATAATCCTACTATTCCAAAGGCTAAGCCCAATCTCCAACCATTACCAGGAGGTTGAGGCGCAAGCGGGGGACGGAGAATTCGCAGACGCACGATTAAGACACCAAATCCCATCAACGCGATCGCGCTGCGCATCCATGCTAAATAAGTCCGTTCGTTGGCTAAATGATCCCGCACGCGATTTGGATTTTTGAGCTGCGGTGTCAATGTTCCTGCATCAACTCGTTTAGGCTTGAATAATTCCATGACTTCTACTTTCAGCACTGTGTACCGACATTAGTAGAAGAATACAAAAAATCTGTTTTGCAAACAACGATTTGTCGAGCGGAATATAGTACGATAGGAAAGCCGCTTTAAATTACGGTATATCGGGCGATTTTATTGTATATGGATATTGCTCTTACCCTTGGTGTTCTGGGACTAGCCATAGTTTTCTTCATTTTTGAATGGCTCCCTGTAGATATTACCGCGATCGCGACAGCAGTTGTACTGATGCTACTGGGATTAATTACCCCAGAAGAAGGGATAGCTGGCTTTAGCAACTCCGCAACCATCACGGTTTTAGCAATGTTCATTCTCAGTGGTGGGATCGAACGCACGGGTGCAATTCAAATCGTCAGCGATTTTCTACTGCGGCGAGGGGGAAAAAATCCGACACGGCAGATTTTTGTTTTAGGGGCGATCGTTGGTCCGATTACCGCTTTCCTCAACAATACAGCAGTAGTTGCCGTTTTTATTCCAATTGTGGAGGAATGGAGTAGAAAGCGGAATATTTCTGTCTCTAAACTGCTCATACCGCTGTCCTACGCTACGGTTCTAGGCGGAATGATTACAGTTATTGGCACTTCGACAAATGTTGTCGCCAGCAGTTTGTCAAAAAAGTTGGGATATGGAGAATTTAGTTTATTCCAATTTACCCCAGTAGGATTAATTACATTTGCGATCGGCTTAGTCTATCTTGCCTTCGCTGCACCTAAACTGTTACCAGACCGAAAAAAGCCAGCTGCGACTCCAGCGATCGCCAACTACGGATTAAAAGATTACTTTAGTGAAGTTGTTGTCGCGCCACGCTCCAATTTAATCGGACAAACTTTACGTTCTAGCCAGATCGAGCAGCGATTCGATATTGACGTAGTGGAACTCTTTCACAACAGTCGCCGTTATACCAAACCTGTAGCAGATAAAGTGCTAGCGGGTGGCGATATTATGATCGTGCGCGGTAATCGCAGCGACGTACTCAAAATTAGAGATGAGCGGGGGATTGAAATCTTACCAGAAATCGAATTTCAGCAAGAATTCCCAACATCTGAGTTAAGTTCGGAAAATCGAGCTATTTCTGAAGCTTTGATAATTTCCAACTCTAGTTTGATTGGCTCTACGCTCAAAGAGTTACAGTTTCACCAGCGTTACAACCTCACAGTACTGGCAATTCGACGCAATGAGGAAATCATTCGCGATCGCTTGGGTAAAGTCAGATTGCAATTTGGCGATGTCTTACTATTACAAGGTGCAAGAGATAGTTTTATCGGACTGCAAAATAGTGCAGATTTACTGGTGGTAGAACCGCGAGAGGTGGAAACGCTGCGCCGAGACAAAGCCGCGATCGCGATCGCGATTGGCTTAGGTGTAGTTATTACTGCTGCTTTTGAGTGGATACCAATTTTAGTCAGTTCCTTGGCAGGAGTTGTCTTAATGGTAGCGACTGGAGTGTTAAAGCCAAGAGAGATCTATCGGTCGGTACGTTGGGATATTATCTTCCTACTAGCCGGACTGATTCCCCTCGGTACGGCGATGGATAATTCAGGTGCAACCAAGTGGTTAGCGGGTGGTTTAGCATCGCTCGGCGGTCAATTCTCTGGTTTTTGGTTACTAGTCTGCTTTTACATTGCCACAACCGTACTCACAGAGATTCTATCTAACAATGCTGCCGTGGTGCTGATGCTTCCAGTTGCGGCTAATGTAGCAGAAACCTTGAGTCTCAATCCGTTTGCTTTTATGTTTGTCGTGACATTTGCTGCTTCTAACAGCTATCTCACGCCAATTGGTTATCAGACGAATACGATGGTCTATGGTCCTGGTGGCTACAAATTCCTCGATTTTACCAAGGTAGGAGCGCCACTAAATTTAATTTTGACATTTCTGACACCTTTACTCATTGCTTGGCTGTATGGCGTGAACCAGCTGCCTGTAGATTAGTTTTTTTTGTAAGGTGAGCGTTGCCTACCCTACAAATGAATTTCTTTTTTGAGGCAGCCTCTAATAAAGCATGACCGTATCCTTGTCCGCGCCAAGTTTCATCTATCGATAAAATATCGATATACAACCACTGCCAATAAGTCGAACCAATCAACCCGCCAGCCAGACGATCGCCTTCATTTCGTAAAAAGATAGCTAACTGCTGGAAATGTCCCTCACCTGCGCGATCGCGATTAAATGCCAGCAGTTGTTGCAAAATAAATTCTATGTCTTTAGGATGCGGCTTCTCAGTTATGTCAATCCTAAGCGGCTGTTTCACAAAAATTCATCCCACTTAAAAAAGTTTAGCGTGCGTACAAATAGACTGTATCATCGCAAATAGAAGTAAAAAACTGTGGCTCATTCAGAGGTTTGTCGTATGTTGCGCTCGTAAATCATATAAACAGTTACTTTCAAACACTTTCGTTAAAAAATGGGCAAATTTTACCCCCTCCTAGTCAGTGGTATTAGCATTCTGTGCTTTCTAGCTCAGATAACTCCACTACAAGCCCAAACTTTCATGAGGGAGCAGGGACGAGCTGGGAGCAGGGAGCAGAGGGGAAAGACAAGGGAGAAGGGGGAGACAAGGGAGAGGGGGGAGAAAAAACCAACAACTACCAATTACCAATTACCAATTACCCAAGTTTCCCAATTATCCGACGTGCAACCCGATGACTGGGCAAGTCGAGCGTTACAATCTTTAATCTGGCGCTATGGAATAGTTACAGGCTATCCGAATGGGAAATTTCTCGGCAATCGTGCTTTGAGTCGTTACGAATTTGCGGCGGCTTTAAGTACGGTAGTACGCCAATTGGAGGGAGCGATCGCTAATGGCAAGCCAGTACAAGCAACTCAAGATGATTTAGCGACTCTCGAAAAACTTCTGCAAGAGTATACTGCGGAATTAAAAGCTTTACAAAGCCGTTTAGATTCCCTGGAAGCTCGAAGCGCCGTACTCCAAGCACATGAGTTTTCCACAACGACTAAACTTGCAGGTCAAGTTATCTTTGCAATTAATGGGGGTGGCTTTGGCGGCGATTCCCTTCGCGACCCTACAGGTACAGAAATTGCCAATAATAATCCTGTTACTACGTTATTTTACAGGACTCAGTTAGATTTTGATACGAGTTTTTCTGGTACTGACTTACTCAAAATTCGTTTGGATACTGGTAGTAACGGCAACCGCGATAATGCAGCCGGAGTATTAGAACCTAATTTCGGCAGCGGACTTGATTTCTCGACCAGATCATCTCGAAATGGAGAATTGGGGCTGGGTCGGCTTTACTACAGCTTTAGCGCCGCTAAAAATCTCCAAATTGTTTTAGGGACTGCGATCGCACCTACAGATTATCTCGATCGCAATCGTTATGCTAATCGCAGTTTTGTTGATTTTTCGACTCAAGCACTGGTTAACAACTACCTTCTCTTTCCGATTGACGAACAAGGTGCTGGGGCGGTTGTTAACTGGCAAGCGAACGAGTTTTTTACATTACGGGCAATGTATCTTGCGGCAGACGCTGAAAATTCTGGCAGTCGCGATGAGGTTGAAGGTGTATCGGCTTTAACAAGGCTACTCTACCCAGATGAGGGTGGAGATCGCGGTTTATTTGGCAATCCTTATCAGGGGACGGTTGAGTTAGAATACTCTCCTAACCCAGGTTTTACTCTACGCTTGCAGTACAGTGGTGGAAATACTTTCGATCGCCATTTCGATGTATTGGGAGCGAATGTCGAACTCAATTTATCGCGCCAACTTGGAGTTTTTGGGCGTTATGGCTACGGCAGCTATGACGATACTATTTTTGGAGATCTCGAACCGTCTTACTGGATGGTGGGGATATCGTTACGCAATTTGTTACTACCTGGCGCTGTAGCGGGAATTGCGGCAGGTCAGCCTTTTGTGGAAAATGCTGTAGGGGATGCGACTCAAACAAACTTTGAAGCCTACTATAACTTTCCCCTAAATGAAAATCTAGCGATCGCTCCTTTAGTTCAAGCGATCGCCAACCCTAGCAATCAAGCAGATAATGGCACAATTATTACTGGTACTCTCCGCACCGTGTTCTCTTTTTAAAAACGCAACCCAAGATAGCAATCTCTAGCGTTTGTTCTCAACTTCTGCTTGAGCCTCATCCATAGCTGCTTTTTTGTTCGGCTCGTTAGTGTCAAATGTTACTTTAGTTTGCTTGGCTTTGAGGTTGAGGACTTCAGGAATCTTTTTGGGCAGCGTCTTGATATTTTCTAGCCCGGTATCACCTATTCTTCTACCTGGCGCATCTCCCAAATCTTCAGCTTTTTCTTGAATGCGCTTGACAGTATCAGGAGTGACAGGGTTGTATTCTCCCGTTGCAGATTCTACAGCGTTTGCTTGGAATGCTGGCAGTGCGACAAATAAAATCGTTGCTAAAAATACGGTAACGATTCGACGCA
This window of the Chroococcidiopsis thermalis PCC 7203 genome carries:
- a CDS encoding thioredoxin-like domain-containing protein translates to MKTVRVRAPELPQNQPWLNTDKPLSLQQLRGRIVILDFWTYCCINCLHVLPDLKYLEQKYKDSLTVIGVHSAKFDNEKEVENIRQAILRYDIEHPVLVDTGFQVWQQYAVRAWPTLMIIDPEGYVISSAAGEGNREVLDELIAKLIQEYRDKGAIASQELSLILEKQRQPLTTPIAFPGKVLATATGLFIADSGHHRIIWSTLDGEILHVIGTGKPGLTDGDFTQAQFFAPQGMVLDDENQLLYLADTENHAIRRINLPLQRVETIAGTGEQSRNIRPYGGIGQKIALNSPWDLTMLKNYLFIAMAGNHQIWQMDLEKGILQTYAGTGAEACLDGLVADSAFAQPSGITTNGRELYVADSEGSSIRGIGLMLDPQVRTICGSGELFGFGDVDGTGADVRLQHCLGIESAQNFLWVADTYNHKIKLVSPHSGNCQTILGGVAGLHDAQGQNSCFNEPSGLSIFGAYLYVADTNNHAIKRVALDTLTVNTMEFSGLCAPDVCIP
- a CDS encoding YidH family protein yields the protein MELFKPKRVDAGTLTPQLKNPNRVRDHLANERTYLAWMRSAIALMGFGVLIVRLRILRPPLAPQPPGNGWRLGLAFGIVGLSMVLLSTAHYFVIRRDIDADTYEPGDRWVIVTSIAVLLLGVGVIYYVFSIPLESLNAVIVE
- a CDS encoding SLC13 family permease, producing the protein MYMDIALTLGVLGLAIVFFIFEWLPVDITAIATAVVLMLLGLITPEEGIAGFSNSATITVLAMFILSGGIERTGAIQIVSDFLLRRGGKNPTRQIFVLGAIVGPITAFLNNTAVVAVFIPIVEEWSRKRNISVSKLLIPLSYATVLGGMITVIGTSTNVVASSLSKKLGYGEFSLFQFTPVGLITFAIGLVYLAFAAPKLLPDRKKPAATPAIANYGLKDYFSEVVVAPRSNLIGQTLRSSQIEQRFDIDVVELFHNSRRYTKPVADKVLAGGDIMIVRGNRSDVLKIRDERGIEILPEIEFQQEFPTSELSSENRAISEALIISNSSLIGSTLKELQFHQRYNLTVLAIRRNEEIIRDRLGKVRLQFGDVLLLQGARDSFIGLQNSADLLVVEPREVETLRRDKAAIAIAIGLGVVITAAFEWIPILVSSLAGVVLMVATGVLKPREIYRSVRWDIIFLLAGLIPLGTAMDNSGATKWLAGGLASLGGQFSGFWLLVCFYIATTVLTEILSNNAAVVLMLPVAANVAETLSLNPFAFMFVVTFAASNSYLTPIGYQTNTMVYGPGGYKFLDFTKVGAPLNLILTFLTPLLIAWLYGVNQLPVD
- a CDS encoding GNAT family N-acetyltransferase, with protein sequence MKQPLRIDITEKPHPKDIEFILQQLLAFNRDRAGEGHFQQLAIFLRNEGDRLAGGLIGSTYWQWLYIDILSIDETWRGQGYGHALLEAASKKKFICRVGNAHLTKKTNLQAAGSRHTAKQ
- a CDS encoding iron uptake porin, with product MGKFYPLLVSGISILCFLAQITPLQAQTFMREQGRAGSREQRGKTREKGETRERGEKKPTTTNYQLPITQVSQLSDVQPDDWASRALQSLIWRYGIVTGYPNGKFLGNRALSRYEFAAALSTVVRQLEGAIANGKPVQATQDDLATLEKLLQEYTAELKALQSRLDSLEARSAVLQAHEFSTTTKLAGQVIFAINGGGFGGDSLRDPTGTEIANNNPVTTLFYRTQLDFDTSFSGTDLLKIRLDTGSNGNRDNAAGVLEPNFGSGLDFSTRSSRNGELGLGRLYYSFSAAKNLQIVLGTAIAPTDYLDRNRYANRSFVDFSTQALVNNYLLFPIDEQGAGAVVNWQANEFFTLRAMYLAADAENSGSRDEVEGVSALTRLLYPDEGGDRGLFGNPYQGTVELEYSPNPGFTLRLQYSGGNTFDRHFDVLGANVELNLSRQLGVFGRYGYGSYDDTIFGDLEPSYWMVGISLRNLLLPGAVAGIAAGQPFVENAVGDATQTNFEAYYNFPLNENLAIAPLVQAIANPSNQADNGTIITGTLRTVFSF